The Streptomyces cynarae genome contains a region encoding:
- a CDS encoding alpha-L-fucosidase, with translation MSSSFNRRQFLAAATCVAAAAVAGGGLGAGVAQAAPSTYTPSWSSVDQHPPAPEWFQDAKFGIYFHWGVFSVPAYDSEWYPRNMYIAGSAANQHHVATYGDPSVWPYHNFINGAKDLAGNFVQFAPKLKSAGGNFDPDAWAQLFVDAGARFAGPVAEHHDGFSMWNSQVNEWNSVAKGPKLNLLQLFTDSIRAKGLKLLVAMHHAFNFNGYYDHVPAQSDPSLQKLYGQLGTTAENQLWYDKLKEVVDLAQPDILWEDFDLSKVDEAQRLNFLSYYYNQANAWGREVVATYKDGFDSHGEVFDYERGGPADVTAPYWLTDDSISSSSWCYTNGIGYYSTQQMLHSLIDRVSKNGNMLLNIAPMADGTIPQAQQDILLGIGDYLKRFGESIYSTRAWTAYGEGPTQMGGGSFTNPQAGTAQDIRFTRNKNNTVLYATVLGWPGSTLTISTLNSARINVSSLASAQLLNPTAGTYTNLPAPTQDATGLHVTLPSSSAPFSALAYVVKLTFSGQIPTLQPLAGAVAYQDVNYSGGYAVLPIGSYTADQLTLAGLPSRSLSSLKLAPGYQIIGYSGDNFTGTAWTFSADNADLRNTGNNDAVVSMKVQFNPSAWLRITNVTDGLVLDSGGNVPSGSNLKQWTWNGSTNLQWQAVDLGNGYYKLVNRTNGMVADGWGATTNGSAAQQAPWNGGTNQQWRITPRGGGRYWIANRTTGLVLDGGGNVPSGSVTKQWSGNSSPNLEWTFTAV, from the coding sequence ATGTCGAGCTCGTTCAACAGACGCCAGTTCCTGGCCGCCGCCACATGCGTGGCAGCGGCAGCCGTCGCCGGCGGCGGCCTCGGGGCGGGCGTCGCGCAGGCGGCACCGAGCACCTACACACCGTCGTGGTCCTCGGTCGACCAGCACCCGCCCGCCCCCGAGTGGTTCCAGGACGCCAAGTTCGGCATCTACTTCCACTGGGGCGTCTTCAGCGTTCCCGCGTACGACAGCGAGTGGTACCCGCGCAACATGTACATAGCCGGCAGCGCGGCCAACCAGCACCACGTCGCGACCTACGGCGACCCGTCCGTGTGGCCGTACCACAACTTCATCAACGGGGCGAAGGACCTGGCGGGCAACTTCGTGCAGTTCGCACCGAAGCTGAAGTCGGCGGGCGGCAACTTCGACCCCGACGCGTGGGCGCAGCTGTTCGTCGACGCGGGCGCGAGGTTCGCCGGACCGGTCGCCGAACACCACGACGGCTTCTCCATGTGGAACAGCCAGGTCAACGAGTGGAACTCGGTCGCCAAGGGCCCGAAGCTCAACCTGCTCCAGCTGTTCACCGACTCCATCCGCGCCAAGGGGCTGAAGCTCCTGGTGGCCATGCACCACGCGTTCAACTTCAACGGCTACTACGACCACGTGCCGGCGCAGTCCGACCCGAGCCTGCAGAAGCTCTACGGGCAGCTGGGCACCACGGCCGAGAACCAGCTGTGGTACGACAAGCTCAAGGAGGTCGTCGACCTCGCCCAGCCCGACATCCTCTGGGAGGACTTCGACCTGTCCAAGGTCGACGAGGCCCAGCGGCTGAACTTCCTGTCGTACTACTACAACCAGGCGAACGCCTGGGGCCGCGAAGTCGTCGCCACCTACAAGGACGGCTTCGACAGCCACGGAGAGGTCTTCGACTACGAACGCGGCGGCCCCGCCGACGTCACCGCCCCCTACTGGCTCACCGACGACAGCATCTCCAGCTCCAGCTGGTGCTACACGAACGGCATCGGCTACTACAGCACCCAGCAGATGCTGCACTCGCTGATCGACCGGGTCAGCAAGAACGGCAACATGCTGCTCAACATCGCCCCGATGGCGGACGGCACGATCCCCCAGGCACAGCAGGACATCCTGCTCGGCATCGGCGACTACCTGAAGCGCTTCGGCGAGTCGATCTACTCGACCCGGGCCTGGACCGCGTACGGCGAAGGCCCCACGCAGATGGGCGGCGGTTCGTTCACCAACCCGCAAGCCGGCACCGCGCAGGACATCCGCTTCACCCGGAACAAGAACAACACCGTCCTGTACGCCACGGTCCTCGGCTGGCCGGGCAGCACACTGACGATATCGACGCTCAACTCCGCCCGGATCAACGTCAGCTCCCTGGCCTCGGCGCAGCTGCTCAACCCCACCGCCGGCACGTACACGAACCTGCCCGCGCCGACGCAGGACGCGACCGGGCTGCACGTGACCCTGCCTTCGTCGTCGGCGCCGTTCTCCGCCCTCGCCTACGTCGTCAAGCTGACCTTCTCCGGCCAGATCCCGACCCTGCAGCCACTGGCCGGGGCCGTGGCCTACCAGGACGTCAACTACTCCGGCGGCTACGCCGTGCTCCCGATCGGCTCCTACACCGCCGACCAGCTGACGCTCGCCGGACTGCCCAGCCGCAGCCTGTCCTCGCTGAAGCTGGCCCCCGGCTACCAGATCATCGGCTACTCCGGTGACAACTTCACCGGCACGGCCTGGACCTTCAGCGCCGACAACGCCGACCTGCGCAACACCGGCAACAACGACGCCGTCGTGTCGATGAAGGTACAGTTCAACCCCTCGGCCTGGCTCAGGATCACCAACGTCACCGACGGGCTGGTGCTGGACAGCGGCGGCAACGTCCCCAGCGGCTCCAACCTCAAGCAGTGGACCTGGAACGGCAGCACCAACCTGCAGTGGCAGGCCGTCGACCTCGGCAACGGCTACTACAAGCTGGTCAACCGCACCAACGGCATGGTCGCCGACGGATGGGGCGCCACCACGAACGGGTCCGCCGCCCAGCAGGCTCCCTGGAACGGCGGCACCAACCAGCAGTGGCGGATCACGCCCCGCGGTGGCGGCAGGTACTGGATCGCCAACCGCACCACCGGCCTCGTCCTCGACGGCGGCGGCAACGTGCCCTCGGGCTCCGTGACCAAGCAGTGGTCCGGGAACAGCAGCCCCAACCTGGAGTGGACCTTCACGGCGGTGTGA
- a CDS encoding glycoside hydrolase family 27 protein gives MTRQPRPIPPHQARPPMGWNSWDCYGTTVTEDEVLANAVFMRDHLLAHGWDTVVVDIQWYEPTARAHGYNTDAPVVLDAYGRQLPAPNRFPSAAAGAGFAPLAQRVHDLGLRFGLHIMRGIPRRAVAARLPVAGTGFTADEVADTGSVCPWNSDNYGLNHDHPGAQAYYDSQVAQFADWGVDFVKADDMLFPYHEREIAAYALAIERSGRPIELSLSPGTDVSLARLDHLREHATMWRICDDLWDRWEDVEAQFARMARWAPWQSERGWADADMLPLGHVGIRAERGEDRLCSLTHAEQTSLLTLWLISRSPLMMGGDLPTSPPETIDLLTNDEALAVLWHSRDNREVLRERDLVLWTAGDVDGRTRYAAVFSLADAPSRVAVPLGSIGAGADHHVREVWTRGDVPHDGRDLRLELPAHGACLFRLTPPGTPA, from the coding sequence ATGACCCGACAGCCACGCCCCATCCCCCCGCACCAGGCGCGCCCGCCGATGGGCTGGAACAGCTGGGACTGCTACGGCACCACCGTCACCGAGGACGAGGTGCTCGCCAACGCGGTCTTCATGCGGGACCACCTGCTCGCGCACGGCTGGGACACCGTCGTGGTGGACATCCAGTGGTACGAGCCGACGGCCCGCGCTCACGGCTACAACACGGACGCGCCCGTGGTCCTGGACGCGTACGGCCGCCAGCTCCCGGCCCCGAACCGGTTCCCCTCGGCCGCTGCGGGAGCGGGCTTCGCACCGCTGGCCCAGCGGGTGCACGACCTGGGTCTGCGTTTCGGCCTGCACATCATGCGCGGCATCCCCCGCCGCGCCGTCGCCGCCCGGCTGCCCGTCGCGGGAACCGGCTTCACGGCCGACGAGGTCGCCGACACCGGCTCGGTCTGCCCCTGGAACTCCGACAACTACGGTCTCAACCATGACCACCCTGGCGCCCAGGCGTACTACGACTCCCAGGTCGCCCAGTTCGCCGACTGGGGAGTCGACTTCGTCAAAGCCGACGACATGCTCTTCCCGTACCACGAACGGGAGATAGCCGCCTACGCCCTGGCCATCGAGCGCAGCGGGCGGCCGATCGAGCTGAGCCTGTCGCCCGGCACCGACGTCTCGCTGGCCCGTCTCGACCATCTGCGGGAACACGCCACCATGTGGCGGATCTGCGACGACCTGTGGGATCGGTGGGAGGACGTCGAAGCCCAGTTCGCGCGCATGGCCCGCTGGGCTCCCTGGCAGAGCGAGCGCGGCTGGGCGGACGCCGACATGCTGCCGCTGGGGCACGTCGGCATCCGCGCCGAGCGCGGCGAGGACCGGCTGTGCTCCCTCACCCACGCCGAGCAGACCAGCCTGCTCACCCTGTGGCTGATCTCGCGTTCCCCCCTGATGATGGGCGGCGACCTGCCCACCAGCCCTCCGGAGACCATCGACCTCCTCACCAACGACGAGGCGCTGGCCGTGCTGTGGCACAGTAGGGACAACCGGGAGGTCCTGCGCGAGCGGGACCTCGTCCTTTGGACGGCCGGGGACGTGGACGGCCGCACCCGTTACGCCGCGGTGTTCTCCCTGGCCGACGCCCCGAGCCGGGTGGCCGTACCCCTCGGGTCCATCGGCGCGGGCGCCGACCACCACGTGCGGGAGGTGTGGACACGCGGGGACGTCCCGCACGACGGACGCGACCTGCGTCTGGAGCTGCCCGCTCATGGAGCGTGCCTGTTCCGCCTGACCCCGCCGGGCACACCTGCCTGA
- a CDS encoding expansin EXLX1 family cellulose-binding protein, which translates to MKTARQAARQRRHRRRIMLGTALGLTAAGVLATLVVALLPDRKVDARSAAAAPVATTRVGATAATESGTSTASGSPRPTGTPTPTASATAATAEPSSTHSSRPPRTAPTTSSAGRIQPGTAYRGVATAYEAGNGDGACLFGPSPDLMIAAMNTTDYDTSRACGAYVLVRAANGNSVTVRITNECPLPCAPGQLDLSQQAFAKLADLSVGRIPITWSLLSPSTSGTISIRYKSGSSPYWCGIQAIGHRNPVTRLEVRASGGWRQLPRTDFNYFISADGSGCGSAIRLTDIYGERLTINGIALRPDVVQPTQVQFAQH; encoded by the coding sequence ATGAAGACAGCGAGGCAGGCCGCGCGGCAGCGCAGGCACAGACGCAGGATCATGCTGGGCACCGCCTTGGGGCTGACCGCCGCGGGCGTTCTCGCCACCCTGGTGGTGGCATTGCTGCCCGACCGCAAGGTCGATGCACGGTCTGCGGCGGCCGCACCCGTCGCCACCACCCGGGTGGGAGCCACCGCCGCGACCGAGTCGGGTACCTCGACCGCTTCTGGCTCCCCGAGACCGACCGGCACCCCGACCCCGACGGCTTCTGCGACCGCCGCGACAGCTGAGCCCTCGTCCACTCACAGCTCGCGGCCCCCGCGGACTGCGCCCACGACCTCGTCGGCGGGACGGATTCAGCCCGGGACCGCCTACCGAGGAGTCGCCACCGCCTACGAGGCCGGGAACGGAGACGGCGCCTGTCTGTTCGGCCCGAGCCCCGACCTCATGATCGCGGCGATGAACACCACCGACTACGATACGTCCCGGGCGTGCGGCGCGTACGTGCTCGTCCGGGCGGCCAACGGCAACTCCGTCACGGTGCGGATCACCAACGAGTGCCCCCTGCCCTGCGCGCCCGGGCAACTCGACCTCAGCCAGCAGGCCTTCGCCAAACTCGCCGACCTCAGCGTCGGCCGGATCCCGATCACCTGGAGCCTGCTGAGCCCCAGCACGTCCGGCACCATTTCCATCAGGTACAAGTCCGGGTCCAGCCCCTATTGGTGCGGCATTCAGGCGATCGGCCACAGGAATCCGGTCACGCGGCTGGAGGTCCGCGCCTCCGGCGGCTGGCGGCAACTGCCCCGCACCGACTTCAACTACTTCATCTCCGCCGACGGCAGCGGGTGCGGCAGCGCGATCAGGCTGACGGACATCTATGGGGAACGGCTGACGATCAACGGGATCGCGCTGCGGCCGGACGTCGTACAACCGACCCAGGTCCAGTTCGCCCAGCACTGA
- a CDS encoding glycoside hydrolase family 3 protein, with protein sequence MNSPSKHALPEAGSPFRDPALPISKRVDDLLHRLTLDERLAMLHQYVPAVPRLDIASFRTGTEALHGVAGMGEATVFPQAVGLGASWDEDLVRSVAEAVSVELRALHRHRPTPTGFGPNGLQIWSPVVNLLRDPRWGRNEEGYSEDPLHTARLGTAYCRGLAGDHPDFLRAAPVLKHFLAYNNENDRCVTSSVLRPRVLHEYDLAAFRPIIASGAATGAMAAYNLVNGRPCHVSPLLEDELRRWARQTGHELFVVSDEQAPSNLVEMEHYFEDHATSHAAALKAGIDSFTDHREDSATVIGRLREALQRGLIEEEDVNRAVRRQLQLRFRLGEFDPDLDPYAGIGPEVVDCPEHRALARRAATESVVLLKNDGLLPLEPARAPRIAVIGPHADSLYEDWYSGTLPYQVGIATGLRAALAQAGGEVVCVQGADRIELRSRTSGEPLGAAAFDVQEWGDGVLTLCEAGTGRYLGLQDDASLVAERTLLKNWFVNETFCLEPAPDGEGDTFLLRNVRTGRYAALDPADGRVRVTAESPATAERWQRALLRDGASEARAAAEEADVAIVVLGNHPMINGRETEDRTGIALPETQEALLRTVAAVRPETALVVMSSYPYAVDWADAHLPAVLWTSHGGQETGRALAAVLLGEADPAGRLPQTWYRGDDELPHPLDYDIINAGWTYQYHRAAPLYPFGHGLSYTDFAHRDLRFSADSMTQDGSVDVTVTLANTGSRPGSEVVQLYVRPLDARYQAPRRRLADFHKVRLDPGESRELTFRLPAERLAHWDVTTGAFTVDPGDYEVLLARSAENIVGTTRLTVTGPAPSPRAVVDRRTPAVDFDDHADITLVDATRASGDAVAPADPARPATLLFRSVDLTGAVRVEAEVAREGDAAGEASVEVRAGERKLARIAVPVTGDQYAWTTVTAELSGVEAGLHDLTLVLHGHIRLAAFRFDSSQAKG encoded by the coding sequence GTGAACAGCCCGTCCAAGCACGCCCTGCCCGAAGCCGGGTCGCCGTTCCGCGATCCCGCGCTTCCGATCAGCAAGCGCGTCGACGACCTCCTGCACCGGCTCACGCTGGACGAGCGGCTCGCCATGCTGCACCAGTACGTCCCGGCCGTCCCACGCCTGGACATCGCCTCGTTCCGTACCGGAACAGAGGCGTTGCACGGTGTGGCCGGGATGGGGGAAGCGACCGTCTTTCCCCAAGCCGTGGGGCTGGGCGCCTCGTGGGACGAGGATCTGGTGCGCTCCGTCGCCGAGGCGGTCTCGGTCGAACTGCGCGCTCTCCACCGGCACCGGCCGACCCCGACCGGGTTCGGCCCCAACGGCCTGCAGATCTGGTCGCCCGTGGTGAACCTGCTCCGCGATCCGCGGTGGGGTCGCAACGAGGAGGGCTACTCCGAGGACCCGCTGCACACCGCACGCCTCGGGACCGCGTACTGCCGGGGCCTGGCCGGCGACCATCCCGACTTCCTGCGCGCCGCCCCGGTGCTCAAGCACTTCCTCGCCTACAACAACGAGAACGACCGCTGCGTCACCTCCTCCGTTCTGCGCCCCCGCGTGCTGCACGAGTACGACCTGGCCGCCTTCCGCCCGATCATCGCCTCCGGCGCGGCCACCGGCGCGATGGCCGCCTACAACCTGGTCAACGGCCGCCCCTGCCACGTCAGTCCGCTCCTCGAGGACGAGCTGCGGCGCTGGGCACGGCAGACCGGCCACGAACTGTTCGTGGTCAGCGACGAGCAGGCGCCCTCCAACCTGGTGGAAATGGAGCACTACTTCGAGGACCACGCCACCTCCCACGCCGCCGCGCTGAAAGCCGGCATCGACAGTTTCACCGACCACCGCGAGGACAGCGCGACCGTGATCGGCCGACTGCGCGAGGCACTTCAGCGCGGACTGATCGAGGAGGAGGACGTGAATCGGGCGGTTCGCCGCCAGCTGCAACTCCGCTTCCGCCTCGGTGAGTTCGACCCCGACCTCGACCCGTACGCCGGCATCGGCCCGGAGGTGGTCGACTGCCCCGAGCACCGCGCCCTTGCCCGGCGCGCCGCAACCGAGTCGGTGGTGCTGCTCAAGAACGACGGTCTGCTGCCACTGGAACCGGCCCGCGCACCGCGGATCGCGGTCATCGGCCCGCACGCCGACAGCCTGTACGAGGACTGGTACAGCGGCACCCTTCCGTACCAGGTCGGCATCGCGACCGGCCTGCGCGCAGCGCTCGCGCAGGCGGGCGGCGAGGTGGTCTGCGTGCAGGGTGCCGACCGGATCGAGCTGCGCTCCCGCACCTCCGGCGAGCCGCTGGGCGCAGCCGCCTTCGACGTCCAGGAGTGGGGCGACGGCGTCCTCACCCTGTGCGAGGCCGGCACCGGCCGCTACCTCGGCCTCCAGGACGACGCCTCGCTCGTCGCCGAACGGACGCTGCTGAAGAACTGGTTCGTCAACGAGACCTTCTGTCTGGAGCCCGCCCCGGACGGTGAGGGCGACACCTTCCTGCTCCGCAACGTGCGCACCGGCCGCTACGCCGCCCTCGATCCCGCCGACGGCCGGGTGCGGGTCACCGCCGAGAGCCCCGCGACGGCCGAGCGCTGGCAGCGAGCACTGCTGCGCGACGGCGCGTCCGAGGCGCGGGCCGCCGCCGAGGAGGCCGACGTGGCGATCGTCGTCCTCGGCAACCACCCGATGATCAACGGCCGCGAGACCGAGGACCGTACCGGCATCGCCCTGCCCGAGACCCAGGAAGCGCTGCTGCGCACGGTTGCCGCCGTCCGCCCGGAGACCGCGCTCGTCGTCATGAGCAGTTACCCCTACGCCGTCGACTGGGCCGACGCCCACCTGCCGGCCGTGCTGTGGACCTCGCACGGCGGGCAGGAGACCGGCCGCGCGCTGGCCGCGGTGCTGCTCGGCGAGGCGGACCCGGCCGGGCGACTGCCGCAGACCTGGTACCGCGGCGACGACGAGCTGCCGCACCCCCTCGACTACGACATCATCAACGCGGGCTGGACGTACCAGTACCACCGGGCCGCACCCCTCTACCCCTTCGGACACGGCCTGTCGTACACCGACTTCGCCCACCGGGACCTGCGGTTCTCCGCGGATTCCATGACCCAGGACGGCTCGGTGGACGTGACGGTGACGCTGGCCAACACCGGCTCCCGGCCCGGAAGCGAGGTCGTCCAGCTCTACGTCCGGCCCCTGGACGCCCGTTACCAGGCGCCCCGGCGGCGGCTGGCCGACTTCCACAAGGTCCGGCTCGATCCGGGCGAGAGCAGGGAGCTCACCTTCCGGCTCCCCGCCGAACGGCTCGCCCACTGGGACGTCACCACCGGAGCCTTCACCGTCGACCCCGGCGACTACGAGGTGCTGCTCGCGCGCTCCGCCGAGAACATCGTCGGCACCACGCGGCTCACCGTGACCGGGCCCGCGCCCAGCCCCCGTGCGGTCGTCGACCGGCGCACCCCGGCCGTCGACTTCGACGACCACGCGGACATCACCCTCGTCGACGCCACCCGGGCCTCCGGCGATGCGGTCGCCCCCGCCGATCCCGCGCGCCCCGCGACGCTGCTGTTCCGTTCCGTCGACCTGACCGGAGCGGTCCGGGTCGAGGCCGAGGTCGCCCGCGAGGGCGACGCCGCAGGAGAGGCGAGCGTGGAGGTGCGGGCGGGCGAGCGGAAGCTGGCGCGGATCGCGGTGCCGGTCACCGGCGACCAGTACGCCTGGACCACGGTCACCGCGGAACTGTCCGGCGTCGAAGCCGGCCTGCACGACCTGACCTTGGTCCTCCACGGCCACATCCGCCTCGCAGCGTTCCGCTTCGACTCGTCGCAGGCGAAGGGCTGA
- a CDS encoding acetylxylan esterase: protein MPLTDLGHDELVGYRPVSTAPHDFDAFWQRTLDDARSQGGAVKAERVTDRFRLRTVEVDDLRFPGWNGEPVAAWLLRPRGAEGQLPVVVTYIGYSGGRGLPTDHLFWSAAGYAQLVVDSRGQGHDTPDRNQGDGTQWAEGFMTRGIDSPENYYYRRLMTDCARAVDAVAELPGLDARRVVVAGGSQGGGLALAAAGLLGDRVAAVMPDVPFLCHFRRAVQITGEGPYPEIAKYLRWHSRHRVEPTFATLDYFDGVHFAQRATAPALFSVGLMDPICPASTVYAAFNHYAGDDRTMTVWPFADHGGGCGSNPPVQLDWLAERGLAPEQ, encoded by the coding sequence ATGCCTCTCACCGACCTCGGCCATGACGAACTCGTCGGCTACCGACCGGTGTCGACCGCACCGCACGATTTCGACGCCTTCTGGCAGCGCACGCTCGACGACGCCCGATCGCAGGGCGGAGCGGTGAAGGCCGAGCGCGTCACCGACCGGTTCCGGCTGCGCACCGTCGAGGTGGACGACCTGCGCTTCCCCGGCTGGAACGGCGAACCGGTGGCCGCCTGGCTGCTCCGCCCGCGCGGAGCCGAAGGCCAGCTGCCCGTCGTCGTCACCTACATCGGCTACAGCGGTGGCCGCGGCCTGCCCACCGACCACCTCTTCTGGTCGGCCGCCGGGTACGCCCAGCTCGTCGTCGACAGCCGGGGCCAGGGCCACGACACCCCCGACCGGAATCAGGGCGACGGCACGCAGTGGGCCGAGGGATTCATGACCCGCGGCATCGACTCGCCCGAGAACTACTACTATCGGCGCCTGATGACCGACTGCGCGCGTGCGGTGGACGCCGTCGCGGAACTGCCCGGTCTCGACGCCCGCCGGGTCGTGGTCGCGGGCGGCAGCCAGGGCGGCGGACTGGCTCTCGCCGCCGCCGGCCTCCTGGGGGACAGGGTGGCGGCGGTGATGCCCGACGTGCCGTTCCTGTGCCACTTCCGCCGCGCCGTCCAGATCACCGGCGAGGGCCCCTACCCGGAAATCGCCAAGTACCTGCGCTGGCACAGCCGCCACCGCGTGGAGCCGACCTTCGCCACCCTCGACTACTTCGACGGCGTCCACTTCGCTCAGCGGGCCACCGCACCGGCCCTGTTCAGCGTCGGCCTGATGGATCCGATCTGTCCGGCCTCCACGGTCTACGCCGCCTTCAACCACTACGCGGGTGACGACCGGACCATGACCGTCTGGCCTTTCGCGGACCATGGCGGCGGTTGCGGTTCCAACCCGCCCGTCCAACTGGACTGGCTGGCCGAGCGGGGGCTCGCACCCGAGCAGTGA
- a CDS encoding GH1 family beta-glucosidase — protein MSSPPFPVLPPGFRFGAATAAYQIEGAHDEDGRGPSIWDTFSHTPGRTLGGATGDTACDHYRRYREDVALLRELGVDGYRFSIAWSRLLPQGTGPINHKGLDFYDRLIDELLAAGVSPAVTLYHWDLPQALEDRGGWRARETAEAFARYAALAAERYGDRVDRWITLNEPYCSAFVGYAEGRHAPGAEEGRGALAAAHHLLVAHGLAVRELRAAGAREVGITLNLDRIHAASDRPEDLAALRRAETLHNDIWTEPLLAGRYPLHEAETWAGLADGPWRLPGDLDLIGAPLDFLGVNFYRPFTVAAAPHRVADPEQRTAVDIGAAELDPYGTRHTTMGWPVVPAAFTELLCGLHARYPQAPPIWITENGSAEADTVSPDGQVHDPDRIGYLADHLTAVADAIAAGVDVRGYYVWSLLDNFEWARGYDQRFGLVHVDYDTLVRTPKDSYHWYRGLIAAHRARTEEPAR, from the coding sequence GTGAGTTCCCCGCCCTTCCCGGTACTGCCCCCCGGGTTCCGTTTCGGCGCCGCCACCGCGGCCTACCAGATCGAGGGTGCCCATGACGAGGACGGGCGTGGCCCGTCCATCTGGGACACCTTCAGCCACACCCCCGGGCGAACGCTCGGGGGCGCCACGGGCGACACCGCCTGCGACCACTACCGCCGCTACCGCGAGGACGTCGCCCTGCTGCGCGAACTCGGCGTGGACGGTTACCGCTTCTCGATCGCCTGGTCCCGGCTGCTGCCCCAGGGCACCGGACCGATCAACCACAAGGGCCTGGACTTCTACGACCGTCTGATCGACGAGCTGCTGGCCGCCGGGGTCTCACCCGCGGTCACCCTCTACCACTGGGACCTGCCGCAGGCCCTGGAGGACCGTGGAGGCTGGCGCGCACGAGAGACCGCAGAGGCGTTCGCGCGGTACGCGGCCCTCGCCGCCGAACGCTACGGCGACCGGGTGGACCGCTGGATCACGCTCAACGAGCCCTACTGCTCGGCCTTCGTGGGCTACGCCGAGGGGCGGCACGCGCCTGGGGCCGAGGAGGGCCGCGGCGCGCTGGCGGCCGCACACCACCTGTTGGTCGCCCACGGCCTCGCGGTGCGGGAGCTGCGTGCCGCAGGCGCACGGGAAGTCGGGATCACCCTCAACCTCGACCGCATCCATGCCGCCTCCGACCGGCCCGAGGACCTGGCAGCCCTGCGCCGCGCCGAGACCCTCCACAACGACATCTGGACGGAACCGCTCCTTGCCGGGCGCTACCCCCTGCACGAGGCCGAGACCTGGGCCGGACTCGCCGACGGCCCCTGGCGGCTGCCGGGCGACCTGGACCTGATCGGTGCCCCGCTCGACTTCCTCGGCGTCAACTTCTACCGGCCCTTCACCGTGGCCGCCGCGCCGCACCGCGTGGCCGACCCCGAGCAGCGCACCGCCGTGGACATCGGCGCAGCCGAGCTGGACCCGTACGGCACCCGCCACACCACCATGGGCTGGCCGGTCGTCCCGGCCGCGTTCACCGAGCTGCTCTGCGGCCTCCACGCCCGCTATCCGCAGGCGCCGCCGATCTGGATCACCGAGAACGGCTCGGCGGAGGCCGACACGGTCTCACCCGACGGGCAGGTCCACGACCCCGACCGCATCGGCTACCTCGCCGACCACCTCACCGCCGTGGCCGACGCCATCGCCGCCGGTGTGGACGTACGCGGCTACTACGTCTGGTCGCTGCTGGACAACTTCGAGTGGGCACGCGGCTACGACCAGCGCTTCGGCCTCGTCCACGTCGACTACGACACCCTGGTCCGCACCCCCAAGGACAGTTACCACTGGTACCGGGGTCTGATCGCCGCGCACCGCGCACGCACGGAGGAACCTGCCCGATGA